The genomic DNA CAAATATCGCATAAGTCAACAAGCGATTGAGGATTTAGATAACATTTGGATTTATACACTTAACAAATGGTCTAAAGAACAAGCTGATAGATATTACGACTTGATAATTACGGAGATTGAATTTATTGCTGATAACTTTATGACAGGAAAGTCAGCAGAACAAACTCGAAAGAATTATCGAGTGACTAAGATAAAATCACATCTGATTTTTTATAGAAAAATGGAAAATGATATTGTGGAAATTGTTAGAGTTTTACACCAACGAATGGATGTTAAAAAGCGACTGAAATAAAAAAACTGCACACAACAAAGGTAACCGTTGCACAAGCCTATAATTTTACGAAAATAGATATAAAACCAAGCCCTTTTTAGGACTTTTGTTTTTTTAGGAGACCTTCAAAAACTAAAATAGAATGAGTTCAAAACCAACCGCTGTTTGTTTTTAAAGACGTTTGTATTGAATAAAATCAAAAATGATACTCTATGGTCACTTTGTACCTTTTTTGTTATAAAATTTAAGTACTCTTTCCCGCAAGCGTGATAAGCGCTTATATCTGTAATTACATGATTAGCGCTATCTATCGTTAACTAACTCAGGTAATTTAATTTTCTTGCCTTACCTGGCTTTACACTTATACGGGCATCTGGATCTGTGGGACTGTAATGGGTTTTGTTGCTAGTATATTTACTGTTTTTATTTCCTGCACCAACCTTGTAATTTTGTTCGTTAGCCCACTTTTTATTGCGAGATTTTATAGCTTGTAATGCTGATTTGTTAGCGGTGATCGTTTTCTCAAAGCCAAGAAGCCTTGTTAATTTTGGCTTTTCTAAAATTGGGTTAATCTGCTATGCTTATATGTCTTATTAGCCGCAATATGTGACTCTAGGTCCTGTTCTGGTACTTTTAATTCCAAGCTATCCATAGAAGCATTAGCTTTTACAGGAGCAGAATCGATTGCTTGGGTATTTCCTTTTCGTATGCACATGAGGGAATACATTTTCAAATACTTCTTTTAATCTTCTGTAAAAATTATGAACAAGAATATGATCGTTAAGTTGAAAGTTACTAAATAATTTTACTTGATATATTTTAATGCCTTGCATAGTAAAAGTCACTAAATATTTATACTTTTAACAAAAATTGCGCAACAGACACGTCGTATAAAATTAATTGCTAGTGCAATCCTACTTACGAAAATTTTCGCAGATTTTCTATTCGGTTTGTATTTGCTAAGTATGTTGTTTAAAACACGTAACTAATCTTATGCAAACACGTTGTGTGTAATATTAAGTCACTATTAAAAACTAATCAAAAATTAAAGCGAAACAAGTTGATGAATAATATGTCTGAATCGAGAAAAAACTTTACCGAGAATATAAATCGAAATAAATTAAAAGATCATGTACTCAGTTTTAAAGAAGCAAAGGATCAGTTTTATGATCCTAAAGTTCATACTGATTGGGAAGAAAAAGTGATTTTTATATCAGAAGATAAGCCTGCAAAATGGTGTGTTTTCCGAATCTATATAGATGAAGAGGATTATTCTATTTATACTTTTTCTGATGGAAATGGAAATATTGCATTACCAAATGAAGAGGCAAAAGAGCTTGATATTGATATTATTTACTCTAGCGATGAGTCAACCTTTAATGAAATTTTTGGAGAAGTAAAAGAACAACAATCTCAAAAAACAAAATGGAAATATGAAGTTGGAGGTCTTATATTAGCATTGCTAATTGGTTATATTTCGTTTATTCTACCAGGTCAAATACGACAATACAAACTCCAAAAGGAACAAGAACTAATTTCTAATGTAATTGCAAAACCATATGCTGATTATGAAAATTACAGAAGTCAAATAGTTAATAGAGTACATTCTCTAGAAGAAGAAAATCCATTTATTTATGTATATACGAACGATACCGAACCATTAGATTTTTGCATTTTACCAAATCTTCAAGTTTACCAAAACAACAACAGTTACTCCCCTGATTTTAGTATCAAACAAATGCAAGCAGATGATTTAAAATGGTTTATTGATAATGAAGACACTAAAGGATACGATATTTGGCTTAATACCAATAGAGTAGAAATTGTTATAGGAAGATTAAATAAAAATAAAGGAACAGACTTAAACGTTTCGATGACTTACTTTTATTCAAAAAAAACAAAAGAACACCTCAAAAAACAAGCTAAAAAGAGAAATGAACGTCGATTACTGAATTATACAAGAAGAGAAAATCTTGACTCTATTCAAACTGCAAGAGTAATCGTTCCTACAAAAATTAAAGAAAAGCCTAAAAATAATTTGGGAAATATGCTAATGAGATTTGATGAAAAAATAATTCAGTCAGCAATCAAACAGAAAAACCCAACACAGAAAATTTATCTTTCATTTTATTCCAAGAATGCTACAAAAGAAGAATTAGAAAGTAAAATTGAGGAATTTGAGAAACTATTTTATGATGGTAAGAAATCTAAAGATTATAAGATTAGAAAAGTTTATCTAAAAAAGTAAAAATGTTTTATCAATTTAATTATTATATATCGAATAATTAATCAGTTCGAAAAAGGGGAAGCCTACAACTAATCTTATACATCAACGCTACCGCAAATATTGAAAAACGAAAACAAAATAATAAATATTGATGCAACGTCAATAAAAACCAAATCTACTTTAGAAAAGCTGTCTAAACTGAAACCAGCTGGTACAAAGTTAATTTTGGAATCTAAATCGGATTTAATAGAACTAATAAAACTGACTTTATTCGATTTGACTTTAAAAAAAGTATTGGTAATAAAGAAAAAATTAAAAAAATCTCATCCGAGAGACCCTTATTTAAGAGAATATATAATTGTGGAAACTGGAAAAAATTTCTCCAAATATTCACCTGATAAGTTCGAAAAGTATTTCACCAATATAATTGACAATGACAGTTATTATCATCTAAGGTCTTATGTAAACACAATCTTTAAAGAAATATCTTCAGAATACAAATACAAGAAAGAGATAATAAGTAATTTAGAAATCAGAACTCTTTTTAAAGACAACTTGATTTTAAGTATTTTGTCATATCTATCAATTAATAAAAAAGGAAAAGAGTTTAAAAAAGAGGTGAAAAAATACTTAGATGAAGTAGATAGTCATATCCCAGACTTGATTGAAAATAAGCCTGAAAAAGCTTTACAATTGATACTTTTTTTAAAAGGCAATATTTTTTTATTGAATAATTTGAAATTTGAACTTTTAGAAAAACTTAAATTAGTAGAAACAAAACAAATGAATCATTCAGATGATTATTATTACGATTGGCTGCGGGATAGCACAAACTTGGATTCTAATTTGATTTCTGAAATAACAGAAATGGTACATTCTATTGATGACTATGTTAATTTTAGTAGCGGAAGTGATTTGGATAGTGGTTATGATTTTGATTATTAAAAAATACTTGTAGTAGCAATGGCTATAAGTACTTGTAGATTTTAGACCAATTAAAAACTACGATAGTGAATATGGTTTTGATGATATGCGTGATCAAACAGATAAAAATATAGCACTGTACAAGGCTTTTAAGTCACTCCAATAAGTAGTAATTTGCTTAAAATAAGCACCTATAAATTTTAAGGATTTATAGTATTCAAAAAAACGACTAAGAATACCAATTCCTTTTCACAAACAGGTTCGCAAAAACTTCCTTAGCAAAAACAATACTCTTATATTTGCGTAAACTTTTATACGTTGAGCAAACAAACTATTGTAAACCAATACCAAAAATCTGCAAAAATAAAACAGATTTTATCAAAGTTACAGCAGGAGCAAACCCATTTTCAAATAACAAACTTAGTAGGTTCTTCGTTGTCCTTTGTTATTTCAGAAACTTTTAAAAAAGTAGAAAGGCCTTACTTATTAATCTTTAAAGATAAAGAAGAAGCAGCTTATTACTTAAATGATTTAGAACAGTTATTGGGCGATAAAAACGTGCTGTTTTATCCAGGATCTTACAGAAGACCCTATCAAATAGAAGAAACAGATAATGCAAATGTATTGTTGCGTTCTGAAGTTTTAAACAGAATAAATTCGCGTAAAAAACCAGCAGTAATTGTAACCTATCCAACAGCACTATTTGAAAAAGTAGTTACTAAAAAAGAATTAGAAAAAAATACATTAAAAGTTAACGTAGGTGAAAACTTATCACTTGATTTCGTAAACGAAGTTTTATTTGAATATCATTTTAATCGCGTAGATTTTGTAACAGAACCAGGTGAGTTTTCAGTAAGAGGAGGTATTATTGATGTATTTTCTTTTTCCAATGATGAACCATATCGAATTGAATTCTTTGGAAATGAAGTAGATAGTATTAGAACATTTGATGTAGAAACACAACTATCTAATGACAAGCTTAAAAAAATAAATATAATGCCCAATGTAGAGAATAAATCTCTACAAGAAAATAGAGAAAGTTTCTTAAAATATATTTCTCCTAAAACAGTTATTTTTACGAAGAATGTTGATGAAATAGGAATTAAATTAGACAAGTTTTTTGCCAAGGCAGAAAATGCATTTCATGAATTATCCACAGAAATAAAACATGCAAAGCCCGCAGAATTATTTTGTAATGGAGAAGTTATCAAAGCACAAATTCAAGATTTTACCTCTATAAGAATAGCACTTCGATCAGCACTTAAAGATCAAAATACAGAAGAAGTATTATTTCATATAAAACCACAGCCCTCTTTCAATAAGCAGTTTCATTTACTAATAGAAAACTTAAACGAATACAAAGAAAAAGGATTTACAAATTATATACTATGCGGAAACGAAAAACAAGCGCAACGTTTTCATGATATTTTTGATGATGCAGCAGTAGCAGTACATTATGAAACAATTGTTTTTCCTTTATATCAAGGATTCATTGATGAAGAACAAAAAATAGTTTGTTATACAGATCATCAGATATTTGAACGTTACCATAAATTTCGTTTAAAAAATGGATATGCCAAAAAGCAAACAATTACTTTAAAAGAACTTACAAATCTTGAAATAGGTGACTATGTAACTCATATAGACCACGGGATAGGGAAATTTGGAGGCTTACAAAAGATAGATGTAGAAGGAAAGAAACAAGAAGCTATAAAACTAATTTATGGAGATCGTGATATTCTGTATGTAAGTATCCACTCATTACATAAAATATCAAAATTTAATGGAAAAGATGGAAAACCACCAAAAATATACAAGCTAGGATCTGATGCTTGGAAGAAAGTAAAACAAAAAACAAAAGCAAGGGTCAAACATATAGCGTTTAATCTTATTCAATTATATGCAAAAAGAAAGCTACAAAGAGGATATGCTTTTGGACAAGACACACATATACAACATGAATTAGAAGCAAGCTTTATTTATGAAGATACTCCAGATCAATTTTCTGCTACGCAAGAAGTAAAAAAAGATATGGAAAAAGAACAGCCAATGGACCGCTTAGTATGTGGAGACGTTGGTTTTGGTAAGACAGAAGTAGCCATTCGTGCAGCATTCAAAGCAGTAGATAACGGAAAACAAGTTGCAGTTTTAGTACCAACAACTATTTTGGCCTTTCAGCATTTTAAAACGTTTTCAGAGCGTTTAAAAGAGTTTCCTGTACGAATAGATTATGTAAACAGGTTTAGGTCTGCAAAGCAAAAAAACAGGGTTATAGAAGGAATTGCTGACGGAAGTGTAGATATTGTTATAGGAACCCATCAATTAACCAATAAACGTATTAATTTTAAAGATTTAGGGCTCTTAATTATTGATGAAGAGCAAAAGTTTGGAGTAGCCGTTAAAGATAAGTTGAAAACTATAAAAGAAAACGTTGATACCCTTACCTTAACAGCAACACCAATACCAAGAACATTGCAATTTAGTTTAATGGCAGCACGTGATTTATCGGTTATTAAAACACCACCACCCAATCGTCATCCTGTTGAAACAAATGTAATTCGATTAAGTGAAGAAATTATGAGAGATGCCATTTCGTATGAAATAGCTCGCGGAGGTCAAGTTTTTTTTATCCACAATCGTATTGAAAATATCAAAGAAGTAGCAGGCATGTTGCAACGCTTAGTTCCAGACGCTAAAATAGGAATAGGACACGGGCAAATGGAAGGCAAAAAACTAGAAGATTTAATGCTAGGTTTTATGAATAATGAATTTGATGTATTGGTATCTACTACCATTATTGAAAGCGGATTAGACGTGCCTAATGCCAATACTATTTTTATTAATAATGCCAATAATTTTGGCTTGTCAGATTTACATCAAATGCGTGGTCGTGTTGGACGCTCCAATAAAAAGGCCTTTTGTTACTTTATAACCCCACCTTACCATATGATGACCGATGATGCCCGTAAGCGCATTACAGCATTAGAACTGTTTTCTGAATTAGGTAGTGGTTTAAATATAGCCATGAAAGATTTAGAAATTCGTGGTGCAGGAGATTTATTAGGAGGTGAGCAAAGTGGTTTTATTAATGATATTGGTTTTGACACCTATCAGAAAATATTACAAGAAGCTATTGTAGAGCTTAAAGAAAATGAGTTTAAAGACCTCTACCCTACGGATGAAAATACACCGAAAGAGTTTGTAAAAGAAGTACAAATAGATACCGATTTTGAAATTTTATTTCCAGATGATTATATCAACGCGGTAACAGAACGATTAAGTCTTTATAACAAGTTAGGAATATTAACCTCAGAAGAAGAACTACAAACTTTTGAAAGCGAAATCATAGAT from Tenacibaculum maritimum NCIMB 2154 includes the following:
- a CDS encoding type II toxin-antitoxin system RelE/ParE family toxin → MSKNKYRISQQAIEDLDNIWIYTLNKWSKEQADRYYDLIITEIEFIADNFMTGKSAEQTRKNYRVTKIKSHLIFYRKMENDIVEIVRVLHQRMDVKKRLK
- the mfd gene encoding transcription-repair coupling factor → MSKQTIVNQYQKSAKIKQILSKLQQEQTHFQITNLVGSSLSFVISETFKKVERPYLLIFKDKEEAAYYLNDLEQLLGDKNVLFYPGSYRRPYQIEETDNANVLLRSEVLNRINSRKKPAVIVTYPTALFEKVVTKKELEKNTLKVNVGENLSLDFVNEVLFEYHFNRVDFVTEPGEFSVRGGIIDVFSFSNDEPYRIEFFGNEVDSIRTFDVETQLSNDKLKKINIMPNVENKSLQENRESFLKYISPKTVIFTKNVDEIGIKLDKFFAKAENAFHELSTEIKHAKPAELFCNGEVIKAQIQDFTSIRIALRSALKDQNTEEVLFHIKPQPSFNKQFHLLIENLNEYKEKGFTNYILCGNEKQAQRFHDIFDDAAVAVHYETIVFPLYQGFIDEEQKIVCYTDHQIFERYHKFRLKNGYAKKQTITLKELTNLEIGDYVTHIDHGIGKFGGLQKIDVEGKKQEAIKLIYGDRDILYVSIHSLHKISKFNGKDGKPPKIYKLGSDAWKKVKQKTKARVKHIAFNLIQLYAKRKLQRGYAFGQDTHIQHELEASFIYEDTPDQFSATQEVKKDMEKEQPMDRLVCGDVGFGKTEVAIRAAFKAVDNGKQVAVLVPTTILAFQHFKTFSERLKEFPVRIDYVNRFRSAKQKNRVIEGIADGSVDIVIGTHQLTNKRINFKDLGLLIIDEEQKFGVAVKDKLKTIKENVDTLTLTATPIPRTLQFSLMAARDLSVIKTPPPNRHPVETNVIRLSEEIMRDAISYEIARGGQVFFIHNRIENIKEVAGMLQRLVPDAKIGIGHGQMEGKKLEDLMLGFMNNEFDVLVSTTIIESGLDVPNANTIFINNANNFGLSDLHQMRGRVGRSNKKAFCYFITPPYHMMTDDARKRITALELFSELGSGLNIAMKDLEIRGAGDLLGGEQSGFINDIGFDTYQKILQEAIVELKENEFKDLYPTDENTPKEFVKEVQIDTDFEILFPDDYINAVTERLSLYNKLGILTSEEELQTFESEIIDRFGEYPTQVTDLLDSVRIKWLAKELGLEKVILKQKRMIGYFVADQQSDFYQTAAFSRILQYVQRNPKSCVMKEKKTKNGLRLLITFIKIDSVRTALKTLQKI